A single genomic interval of Dysidea avara chromosome 8, odDysAvar1.4, whole genome shotgun sequence harbors:
- the LOC136265187 gene encoding dual specificity protein phosphatase 22-B-like isoform X1, whose amino-acid sequence MGNNAMTKILPRLYVGGVYGSPFKAKEHFIENKITHVLSIHDSATPGEDKEYVYKCIRCADAPSTDLTQYYEECFEFIHESRLSGGSVFIQCVAGVSRSVTITAMYIMLVTSLSHEQALTIIRQCRPQAGPNIGFRTQLKNYYDKYAETERIKIKEKYPHKTLYDEDEKAAQQLLIDAVENPSTLSYK is encoded by the exons ATGGGTAATAATGCAATGACTAAA ATTCTTCCCAGACTCTATGTCGGTGGAGTTTATG GATCACCATTTAAAGCAAAAGAACATTTTATTGAAAATAAAATAACTCATGTCTTATCTATCCATGATTCAGCGACACCCGGGGAAGACAAG GAATATGTGTACAAGTGTATAAGATGTGCTGACGCTCCATCCACTGATTT AACACAATATTATGAGGAATGTTTTGAATTCATTCACGAGTCTCG GTTGAGTGGAGGATCAGTATTTATCCAATG TGTGGCAGGGGTATCAAGGTCTGTAACAATCACAGCGATGTACATCATGTTGGTGACTAGTCTGAGCCATGAACAAGCCCTCACTATTATCAGACAGTGTAGACCTCAAGCTGGACCCAACATTGGCTTCAGAACACAACTAAAGAATTACTATGATAAATATGCTGAAACA GAAAGAATTAAGATCAAAGAGAAATATCCCCACAAGACGCTTTATGATGAGGATGAAAAGGCAGCACAACAGTTACTCATTGATGCAGTTGAAAATCCCTCCACTCTATCCTACAAGTGA
- the LOC136265187 gene encoding dual specificity protein phosphatase 22-B-like isoform X2 has product MGPVVAYSMCRLQCVKKELCIHRLTWPVKLGTSPYTVCAYPTATWLCIFTIRLSGGSVFIQCVAGVSRSVTITAMYIMLVTSLSHEQALTIIRQCRPQAGPNIGFRTQLKNYYDKYAETERIKIKEKYPHKTLYDEDEKAAQQLLIDAVENPSTLSYK; this is encoded by the exons ATGGGACCAGTTGTTGCATACAGTATGTGCAGGCTACAATGTGTAAAAAAAGAATTGTGTATTCACAGGCTAACATGGCCAGTAAAACTTGGAACCTCTCcatatactgtatgtgcat ATCCTACTGCTACCTGGCTGTGTATTTTTACCATTAGGTTGAGTGGAGGATCAGTATTTATCCAATG TGTGGCAGGGGTATCAAGGTCTGTAACAATCACAGCGATGTACATCATGTTGGTGACTAGTCTGAGCCATGAACAAGCCCTCACTATTATCAGACAGTGTAGACCTCAAGCTGGACCCAACATTGGCTTCAGAACACAACTAAAGAATTACTATGATAAATATGCTGAAACA GAAAGAATTAAGATCAAAGAGAAATATCCCCACAAGACGCTTTATGATGAGGATGAAAAGGCAGCACAACAGTTACTCATTGATGCAGTTGAAAATCCCTCCACTCTATCCTACAAGTGA
- the LOC136265190 gene encoding uncharacterized protein: MAERLCDIVCREFDNEVECRLSEAHLIQERIKESRELLHRLRYAILASYYNDPSQLEKIECTVDGIEDEVQQPLTRLLAERQWESNVLQRNGEASEFVEELKDLTTSILSDVQFVVSPPDSPTGSSLFNMDSQEHSVNPSVMSSLNPSPMVSAAATPMLGSPRVKNDERDDKTTDVSVSRFYITKRIIVGNTSQYLLTTAKNDATTHKWMVYVRGPPEDDEISQFISSVWFFLHPSYAPNDLVKVTKPPFHLVRRGWGEFPIRVQLHFDDPQQRPIDIIHNLKLDKTKTGQQTLGAETIVDIELEKASSVKDNTNTEPNKHVASNSSDTLLNHTLENYMKRISDLEKSEMRNKMVESPQVSTPVDDNSHASDGTRSQVDDQPTEDDDDDDSDSDTVTKPTRTGAVYHIDIPTADPDEVVMLDHCYDHCVVVSYKRNQSKSLCTADNKPALDDAVEQCMHKVVRLVPLIGERCPSTPFTAPSVEEFYKWQIGKQRAAEWMRAKSLQDLVIDQLPSDESHVIPSTRTVVYWCRRNGYTPLDATSSNHCIVCGCVMDIDEDNSDLPYHQLCGIKWYIDGGYINNGLLYTMTKPFGIYEQLASMEQELLVKEEDQRVDDMDIDIATVTHTNPIKRSCKEKNMMHNFVRPAIDPRIPSNCKPSSAALRWVNQEASEVNVVLQPILMDGVLAHAPTHMLYAATQKFLTELIQQSLVEECDEDGTSHKERCITPAQVYSAISKIPTFDFLTNQYLGLSSEDFNS; this comes from the coding sequence ATTGAATGTACTGTGGATGGTATTGAAGATGAAGTACAGCAACCTTTGACTCGATTACTAGCAGAGAGACAATGGGAAAGTAATGTATTACAACGAAATGGTGAAGCGTCAGAATTTGTTGAAGAATTAAAAGATTTGACTACGTCAATTTTATCAGATGTACAATTTGTGGTATCGCCACCAGATAGTCCTACAGGATCGTCATTATTCAACATGGACTCTCAGGAACACAGTGTTAATCCATCAGTAATGAGTTCTCTCAATCCCAGCCCTATGGTAAGTGCTGCGGCAACACCAATGCTGGGATCACCTCGTGTTAAGAATGATGAAAGAGATGACAAGActactgatgttagtgtatCAAGATTTTATATAACCAAGCGTATCATTGTGGGTAACACGTCACAGTATTTACTCACTACTGCAAAGAATGATGCCACCACACATAAATGGATGGTTTATGTGCGGGGTCCACCTGAAGACGATGAAATAAGCCAGTTCATAAGTTCAGTATGGTTTTTCTTACATCCCAGCTATGCCCCCAATGACTTAGTTAAAGTGACAAAGCCACCATTTCATCTTGTTCGCAGAGGCTGGGGAGAGTTTCCAATCCGAGTTCAACTTCATTTTGATGATCCACAACAGAGGCCCATTGATATCATTCATAATTTAAAACTTGATAAAACTAAGACAGGTCAACAAACACTTGGTGCTGAAACAATAGTCGATATTGAACTAGAAAAGGCTTCATCAGTAAAAGATAACACAAACACAGAACCAAATAAACATGTAGCAAGCAATAGCAGTGATACTCTACTAAATCACACATTGGAAAATTATATGAAAAGAATTAGTGACTTGGAAAAATCAGAAATGAGAAATAAAATGGTAGAGTCACCCCAAGTATCGACCCCAGTAGATGATAATAGCCATGCTAGTGATGGGACCAGGTCACAGGTAGATGATCAACCTACggaggatgatgatgatgatgatagtgaCAGCGATACAGTGACTAAACCCACTAGAACTGGAGCTGTTTATCATATTGATATTCCAACTGCCGACCCAGATGAGGTAGTGATGTTGGATCATTGTTATGATCATTGTGTTGTGGTGTCATATAAACGTAATCAGTCCAAATCTCTGTGTACAGCTGATAATAAGCCAGCTTTAGATGACGCCGTAGAACAGTGTATGCATAAGGTTGTCCGGCTGGTACCACTGATTGGTGAGAGATGTCCGTCAACTCCATTTACAGCCCCGTCTGTTGAAGAGTTTTACAAATGGCAGATTGGTAAGCAAAGGGCAGCAGAGTGGATGAGAGCAAAGTCTTTACAAGATCTAGTAATtgatcagttaccttctgatgaAAGTCATGTAATCCCTAGCACAAGGACTGTTGTGTATTGGTGTCGACGTAACGGCTACACTCCACTGGATGCCACTAGCTCTAATCACTGTATAGTATGTGGATGTGTGATGGACATTGATGAGGACAATAGTGATCTTCCCTATCACCAGTTATGTGGTATTAAGTGGTATATAGATGGTGGCTACATCAATAATGGTTTACTTTATACTATGACCAAACCATTTGGTATATATGAACAGTTAGCATCAATGGAACAGGAGCTATTAGTCAAGGAGGAAGATCAAAGAGTTGACGATATGGATATTGACATAGCAACTGTAACTCATACTAACCCAATAAAGAGATCATGTAAAGAGAAAAACATGATGCATAATTTTGTGAGGCCTGCCATTGATCCTCGGATACCTAGTAATTGTAAGCCTTCATCAGCCGCACTTAGATGGGTGAACCAGGAGGCGTCTGAAGTGAATGTTGTTCTACAGCCAATACTAATGGACGGTGTTCTGGCTCATGCACCAACTCATATGCTGTATGCGGCCACACAAAAGTTCCTTACTGAATTAATTCAACAGTCACTGGTAGAAGAATGTGACGAGGATGGAACCTCGCACAAGGAGCGATGTATAACTCCAGCACAGGTCTATTCTGCAATTAGTAAAATCCCTACGTTTGATTTCCTAACTAATCAATATCTTGGACTATCCAGTGAAGATTTTAACAGTTGA